In Benincasa hispida cultivar B227 chromosome 8, ASM972705v1, whole genome shotgun sequence, the sequence aattttttataactGCTGGAgccaaattgatttaaaattacttaaaaaatatatttttttgtttggatACTgctagaaaagaaaagaacgtatataaatttttaggtttaaatattgttttggttcattttagtctttatattttaaattttgattcattttagtctttattTTTAGTTCTTGTACCGATAAATTCGATTTATTTTGATTATTGAAATAATCtcactttatttgaaaatataatgattaaaatgaatattataaaaatatagagatcaaaataACCACCCATTGAAAGTAGAACCAAAATGAACCGTTTAAAAGAGTAGAAATTAAAATGAATCAAAACGAAAAATATAAGGATGAATAgtatttaaactaattttttactattttatccTCCTAATTTTGGAGGAAGAAAAACTcaaggtgtttttttttttaaaaaaaaaattaaattgttagattttcttcttttctttttaaaaaattaacttttgattttaaaggttgagaatgattttgaaaattctattttgttttgaatccaataaatggaattactattttgttttaatggaattgaaattaataaaaaatattaaagaaaaatctgTTTTCTCCCTCTTCCTTTGTTGTTGCAGGCTTGCAGACACCACCAGCAGTTCTgttttttcttccaaaaaggctttttttttttttttttttaagaaaaaggttccttttcttcttcctcttatcTTCCAATCTCGGATTTTTATCTTCAAGTTTCCTATCTATCTTCTTCTCTGTGTTTTCTCGCCGTTAAGCTCGTCGAGAGAATCATGGCGACAAAATCCGAGAAATTTTCGGCGGATTTTGTGATGGGTGGAGTTGCGGCGATTGTAGCCAAAACTGCAGCCGCACCCATTGAGAGAGTCAAGCTTTTGTTGCAGAATCAGGGAGAAATGATTAAGAGAGGGCATCTTAAGAACCCATATCTCGGCATTCATCACTGTTTCAGAACAGTTTTAAGAGAAGAAGGCCTTTTCTCGCTATGGAGGGGAAATCAAGCTAATGTTATTCGATATTTCCCTACTCAGGTAACCCTattcttcatttcttttaattaatttacaaccaaattttatatttcaatttattatttcttttctgGGTTtgctttttcttccattttgatCATTCTGCATCTTCCCTTCCCTTATTGGTTGTTCTATTCTGTGTATCCTCTTTCATTTAATACCATATTACTATCTTCAATTGTTAAATGAGCATTTGGATGAAATCATGAATTTGATTGATACCACAGATTCAGGAACTAATTAACATCTTAATCCCCATGAAATGAAGGTTTAGTATCCTCTTTCATGATTCTAGTGAACTGATTGTTCTGTGTATTCACTTTCATTTAATACCATATTACCATGAACTGTTAAATTAGCATTTGGATGAAATCATGAATTTCATTGATACCACAGATTCAGGAATTAATTAACATCTTATTAATCCTCATGAAATGAAGGTTTAATATGTTTGATGCATTCTAATTGATGTCATCTTGGAGAATGTTCAAGATTCTAATGCATTGATTGagaattatttgattttatgtttaaacttttagtttatttgtttttttgggATAACCTACCAAAGCTTTAAATTTATGTTACTATCTCCAAATGCTTTTACAGAAGAGAATTTGAATTGCCCATAGGCTTTCAACTTTGCGTTCAAAGGTTACTTCAAAACGAAATTTGGGCGGTCGAAAGAGAAGGATGGGTACATCAAGTGGTTTGCTGGAAATGTTGCTTCAGGAAGTGCTGCAGGAGCAACTACATCTTTGTTTCTGTATCATTTGGATTATGCACGCACTCGGCTTGGCACTGATGCAAAGGACGGTGGCAGTAACAGTCAGCGCCAGTTTAAAGGGATATTGGATGTCTACAGAAAAACATTGTCAAGTGATGGAATTGTTGGTCTATACCGAGGATTTAGCGTTTCGATTGTGGGAATTACTCTGTACAGGGGCATGTATTTTGGGATTTACGACACTTTGAAGCCTCTTGTTCTGGTTGGACAGTTTGAGGTAAGGATCTATTCTGTTCAGTAGatcaattagttttttttttttttccttctaggTAGACATTCAACTTGTACTTTTACTGGAAGATATATGGAAATTACTTCAAGCTATAACATAAAATTTGACCACATCTATGAAATAGGCAACAACTGAAGTATTCTCTATTCAGTTCAACATACATATTAGTATAACTTACAACAGCAAATGATAGTCTTGGGACCTGCTTGTTAGAGAAATACACTATCTTCTTGTCATAAGCTATTAAGCATAGATATCTTCAATTTCTTTGCTTTCCTTTCTTTATACCTGTCCTTTGAAAGATTGCGGAATGTTGTTTTATGCAGGGGAACTTTTTTGCTAGTTTCTTATTGGGGTGGAGTATTACAACCTTTTCTGGGGTATGTGCTTATCCTTTCGACACACTACGACGAAGAATGATGCTTACATCTGGACAAACCCTGAAGTACCGTAGCGGTTTGCATGCATTTTCTGAGATCATTCGCCATGAGGGCATTGCTGCTCTTTTTCGAGGAGTCACGGCCAATATGCTTGTTGGTGTTGCAGGGGCTGGCGTTCTTGCAGGCTACGATCAATTGCACCAAATTGCATGTAGACATGGTTATTCCTTTGGAGGACAGCATCGAATAGCCTCAAAATGACTGAAAGTGGGACCTACACTTTTTCCTGGTTCAACTTCTAAATTGAACCTGACGCATATCTGGGGGATTAAAAGGAAGATGTAAGGCATTGTCTGTGTATAATCGATAAATACATCTACATTTGTTGGTTGTTTTATGTAATTTATGACTTCaagttgaaaattcaaatggaaGGATTTATCTGGGAGTCCAACCTATATTTGACAGTTTCTCTACCATCTTTTATTTTGATACACGTCAAAGTCAGATGAATTATCGTGAGACCGTAACCTAGCTTAATGAGGTTACCGATTTGTACTGGTCCTTTTATTCGAAGGAGGGCTGACTAACTTTCATAAATCTCTGCTATGGATTTCTACTAACAAATATATGTGCTTGAACAATAGAATTACAGCAGGATCtttttataactctttatagGATAGAAACTACAATTTCAGAATCTTTTGTTGTTGATTCCTGTGAGAAAATCCTAACTTTACCTATAAATGTAGCAACATCCAACCACTTTATGGTATAGCAAGTCCAAGTTTGAAGGTCTAACCATTGTATTCACTTTGTAACCCTAAAAAGGTGAGAAACTATgttacacaaaaaggaaaagaaagaaagataaaagaTCAAGCCAAGAGCCAAAAGTTCTTGTGACTTTTGGTTGTGATCAAATATCCTCCAATCTGTTTGCTCTTCTTCCTTACTGCAATGGTCATACAAGATGAGTTCTGTATGCAATACTCTGCTGTTGCTCGAcaagtcttcttcttcctcctcctccgATTGCGTCTTGTTGCCCATCTGTTCAATAGACGCCGGAGAATCGGCCTCTTTCTTTGGCCAAGTACCAAAAGTGAAAGTTTATGTTTCTTTGCTTCCTTCACAATTATTGGACCTCTTTCTTTCCCTTCCAGCAATGCTACCTCTACTTGTACCTACCCAAATATAATAGGGTCAAACTGGTTATTTAGTGAGATTAGTCAAGGTGCGCATAAGTTGGCTTGAACaccataatattaaaaaaaaaaaaaaaaaaaacatagcaTTAACGTGAAGTTACCTCAGGTCTTGTCTTTAGGCACATATTTCTCATAGAAAAGAGAAGCTTATGGGCCTTTATGTAATTCACCTTGTTACCAAACTCAAAACCtacaaaaagaaacaaaaacaatcaTTTGCATCTCAACCCATCTTCTCTTCtgctaaaagaaaaacaaaacaaatctCTGAAACTCTCACGTTGAAGCTTCAAACTTTTAAGAACATGAACAAGAACAATGGTATCATTGTTCTGAACAGCATGAGAGAGTGTCCATTCCAAAGCTTGTTTAGCCTCAACACTCCAATCCACAACCACCATTACTCTGTTTCCATTTTGAGACAAAGCTTTGGAGTTATCAGAGCTGAAATCTTCTTCCCCATTGACACCATTCCCCAAAAGCTCCTTTTTTTGAACATTTTCCACAGAATCTGAGATGGGGTTTTTCTGTTGTGGCTTAGAACAAAGCAAGAAGCAAGCCATGGCCAAATTTCAGCCTGCTCTAAAACTCAAAACCCACCACTTTTATGTACCCATTTAAAAGGTGAGAaagataatggaaaaatgaagcaacataaatacaaaaaacaatGGTGGATAGGGACAGCAATGCATTGACTTTAATACTGTTGAATTTGAAAGTCCAAAAATTTGATGCATTAAAAACTAAGGTTGTTTTGTTGTTTGGATGTCAAATGATGGTAGGGCTGTTCCTAACTAGCTTAGACGTGCAGCACATAAATTTTTGTGAGCTAAGTCTTCAAAAATCTGCTGCCccattcattattattattatcaaaaaaaaagaatttttttttaattatttttatgattgGAAATATGAATTCTTTGAATTATTTCACACGAGGCCtcccttttatttttcttggcTTGAAGATGAGTGATTGACTCATTCTACCTAACACTCTGCCTCTTTACAATTATTTGGTCCTATTCAATTTCTTCATATCATCACCCCTATGCATTAGGTCAAGAATTTTACTTCTAGTTATATTTTTTACTCCCTAAACTTAGAGAAGTTATTTATCTTCCtaattttattgattatttaacataaacttgaattaattttacaacTTCTTTTTAGTATAACAATAGTGAAAATGGGGATCGAATCTCCGATAAAAGGTCATGCTAATTACCGTTGAGCTAAGTTCACTTTGACATTTAAAGTCTGACTTAATACAGTCGTTTACATAGATGTCGTAGTTATaagataatgaaaaataaatatgtttatgtTAAGTTTTATTGGTAAAAAGTTAAGTTAATTTAGACTTTTTTTGTGACAAAATATACATGGAAGATTGAGGAAGAAACATAATTTTGCAATTATGATCATACAGCCTCTAAATCAGCAAGCACTTTTTGAATGGTGAATTGAATtgaattcaatttggttttaattaaatatgaaagaATGATAGCAAATACATATTGAATTAATAATCTTGATTGAAGCATATCAAAATATTTAGATAAATTTCTAGAAATAAAGTGGCAATATGGGTTGCATTCCAAGTATGTAGTTAAATGGAGTAAAGGGttcattcaatttcaatttaattattgtgGACTGTTGACTCACCCACCGAcaatattaatttcttttttttttgagtacacaatattaaatcattttcttttaataatatatattctcttAAAACTTATTACTGTTTGATGTAGGTTcattcttaataaattttaCTGTGCACAAACAATGGGTAACACTCCAAATTTTAATGCCTAACTTTGCTATATAATTGATATCTGGGTATGGTGGCTGGTATTATCGTAACCAATGCTAAGGGTCGTAAACATGGTAGGGAGAGAGTAAAGTCTCGAAGTAGATTTAAATGAA encodes:
- the LOC120082457 gene encoding ADP,ATP carrier protein ER-ANT1, with translation MATKSEKFSADFVMGGVAAIVAKTAAAPIERVKLLLQNQGEMIKRGHLKNPYLGIHHCFRTVLREEGLFSLWRGNQANVIRYFPTQAFNFAFKGYFKTKFGRSKEKDGYIKWFAGNVASGSAAGATTSLFLYHLDYARTRLGTDAKDGGSNSQRQFKGILDVYRKTLSSDGIVGLYRGFSVSIVGITLYRGMYFGIYDTLKPLVLVGQFEGNFFASFLLGWSITTFSGVCAYPFDTLRRRMMLTSGQTLKYRSGLHAFSEIIRHEGIAALFRGVTANMLVGVAGAGVLAGYDQLHQIACRHGYSFGGQHRIASK
- the LOC120082458 gene encoding uncharacterized protein LOC120082458, whose translation is MACFLLCSKPQQKNPISDSVENVQKKELLGNGVNGEEDFSSDNSKALSQNGNRVMVVVDWSVEAKQALEWTLSHAVQNNDTIVLVHVLKSLKLQRFEFGNKVNYIKAHKLLFSMRNMCLKTRPEVQVEVALLEGKERGPIIVKEAKKHKLSLLVLGQRKRPILRRLLNRWATRRNRRRRKKKTCRATAEYCIQNSSCMTIAVRKKSKQIGGYLITTKSHKNFWLLA